The genomic window CAGCACCGGTCAGCTTGGCATTGGTGAAGGCGGCGCCGGTGTTGAGCAGCGAAGCGGTGGGCAGTTGCAGGGTTGGCACGCAAGGCTTGTTGGAGCAATTGCCCTCGAAGAAGAAGTTGTCGGCATTCAAGCCCAGCGCGGCCACCGTGCGGGTGGTGTCGTTGCTGCCACCCACGAAGGTGTTGACGCTGAAGCCAGCCGTGCTGCCACTGTTGGAGGTGACGCGGGCCGCGCGGGTGCCGGAGCCTGCCAGCACGTTGTTGGCAAACACCAGGGAGCCGCCCTGGGCGCTGTTGGTGGTCAGGTTGGTGGAGTTGCTATTCAGCTCCAGGCCGTAGGGCCGGCCGGTAATTACCGTATTGAAGATGCTCTGGGCCGAGTTGCGGCGAATCAGGGCGCCGGCCGCGTTGTTGAACGGCGAGGCCGGAGTAGGGGTGGTGGGCAGCAGAATGGTCATGTTCGAAAACACGGCCGACGTCTGGGGAGCGTTGGCCGTACCAGTAGCATCATTGTCGCTTTCGAAACCGTTGGAAACCCCGCCCGAGGCAAAGTCCCCGCGGCGCGGGTCCCGGATAGCCAGGCCGTATTGCACGCGGCCCGAAAAACCGTTGTCGGTATCGAAGTCGTCGTCGGTGCTGCCCAGGGCAATCAGGTACTTGGCGTTGACCGTACCGCCAAACCACTCGAAGGAGTCGTCGCCGGAAGCCGTTACCTGGATGTGGTCGATGGTGGTGCCCGAACCCACGCCGCCCAGGGTCAGGCCATTGATTTCGTTGTTGGGCAGGAAGGCAATGCCGGCGTACTCAATCCGCACGTACTGCAGTACGCCCGAGTTGTCGGCCGCGTTGGTACCACCGAAGGTAGCCACCACGCCCCCTTCAATGGTGGGGTTGCCGGGCAGGTTTACCGGGGCGCGGCCGCAGATGATCAGGCCGCCCCAGTCGCCGGGGCCCCGCGAGCCGGCGGGCTGGTTGGAAGTGAAGACGATGGGCTGGCTAGCCGTACCAGCCGCGTTGATCTTACCACCCTGGCGGATGATCAGCGCCCCCTGGTTGGTCAGGTCGCCTTTGATAATGGTACCCGACTCGATGGTCAGCGTCACGCCGTCATTCACGTACACGGCCCCGTTGAGCAGGTAGATATTGTTGCGCGTCCAGGTGGTATTCTGCGTGATTTCGAAGCCCGATTTGTCGGGACGGCCCAGTCCTACCGAAATTACATTGGAAGCCGTGGAAGGGCAGGTTTGGGCCTGCGAAACCAGCGGCGAAGATGCCAGAGCCAGAGCAAGCAGAGCCGGGAGTACAATCTTTTTCATGCGAAAATGGAAGGATGAAGAGTAGTGCTTTTTGCGCCTCAAAGGTCTGATCTTCCTAACGCGTTTCGGCCCGGTGAGACGTTACCATTTGGTCGCCCCAGGGTTAAGAAACTGTTACTGCCCACCTCCCGCTAGAAGCGGAAGGTGGCGCCCAGCGTGGAGTAGGTGCCGCGGCGGTAGCGGGCAAAAGCCGCCCCGTTCTCGATGCCGTTAATTTTGCTGTTGCGGTCGAAGTCGTAGTACTGCCGCACTTCCTGGTTGAGCACGTTCTGAATACCGGCCCGCACCTCGAAGTGCGACCCAAAGCCCTTGGTCAAACCCAGATCCACCACGTTGCGGGGCAGCTCAATCACCGAGAAGTTCTGGTTCTGGTCGCCCAGGAAGGCAATGCGCGGACCCACGATGTTGTACTGCGCCGAAATCTGCCAGTGGTTCTCGTCATCCTGGTAGAACACGCCCAGGTTCACCACGTAGGGCGACTGGCCTTGCAGCGGGCGGTTGGTCAGGGCAAAGTTGCGGTTGTTGGCCAGGGTGGTATCAATCTGCACCCGGCTCCGAATCAGGGAGGCGTTTACTACGAAGGAGAGGCGCTGCAGGAAATGGTTTTCGGTCAGGTCCAGCAACGATTTGCGGGCTTCCACTTCCACGCCCACGTCGTAGGCCTTGCTGGCGTTCTGGTAAGTCAGCGTCAGGTCCGAGCCGGTCGTGGAGCGCGTTACCTGCTCAATGGCGTTGGTGAAGCGCTTGCCAAAGATGCCCACCGAAATCATTTCCGAGCGGCTGGGATAAAACTCGTAGCGCAGGTCAGCATTGTAAATGCGGGCCGTGCGCAACGAGTCGTTGCCCCGCACGAAGAAGTTGTTGCTGAAGTCGTAGTACGTGTAGTCGGCCACCTCCCGGAACTCGGGGCGGTTCACCGACTCGCTCACGCCGGCCCGCACCAAGTGCCGCTCATTGATGGTGTAGGTGGCATTCAGGGAGGGTAGCACGAAGGTGCGCGTCTCGCGGTACTGGTCGGTGCCCGTGTCCCCCGACTGCAAGGACTTGTCGTTGTATTCCACCCGCACGCCGCCAGTCACGCTGAAGTGGTCCGAAATCGGGGCCACGCCGCTCAGGTAGCCGGCCGCCAGACGGTTTTTGCCCGTGTAGCGGTCCTGGGGCAGCGTATTTTCCTTGAGCACAAATCCGGTCTTGGGGTCCAGATTCTCGTTGCTGAAAATGGTCGACAGCGGCTGGTTGCCAATATTCTCGTAGTCGAAATTACGGGCGCGGGTGTAGTTGAAGTAGCGGCTGTCGTAGGTCCGCTCCTTTTCTTCCAGGTAGAAGCCCAGGCGCACCTTGTACTGGTTGGCACTCAGCGTATCCCGGCCCCGGTAGCTCCGCTCTACCTGCCCGCTGCCCATGTAGGTATTCTCGCGCAGCGAGGCATAAAACCGGGAGCTGGTAGTCGGCAGGCTGTTGATGACGACCCGGAACGGCTCGGGGTTCATTTCGCCGGGCTTGTTGGCCACGTATTCGCGCTCCTGCTGGTTTTGGCGGTAGTCGGGTTCGTCCCGGTACACGTAGTTGTAGCCCGTGGCCCAGGTCAGGGTAGTGCGGCTGGCGGGCCCCACCACGTGGTTGCCACCCAGCTGCCCCGAGTAGATGCTTCGGCTCTGGTAGTGCAGGGAATAGTCGTTGCGCTCCAGCGGGTCGGAATTTTCCAGGTTCTGCCCTTTCCGGTTCACTACCTCGTCGGTGCCGTACTGATTGAAGAAGTTGCGAAACTCCAGCTTGTTACGGTCATTAAGGCGTACCTGATAGTTGTGGATGATGCCCAGCCGCACGGCCGACAAGCTCCGGGTATCGTTGTATTCGAAGAACTTGCCCGGCAGCTGGTCCGGCATAGTGGGGTTGTAGGCCGTGAAGCGCTGGCGCAGGGCGTTGTATTGCTCCTGGGTGTTAGAGTACGACAGCGAAGTCACGTTGCTGATATACACGCCCCCAATTTCAAACTTGTGGTTGATGCCCAGCGAGATGCGCAAGTCAGGCCGGGAATTCGTCAGGGTCGGTAGAAATTCATTGCGCAGGCTGCCGCGCAATTCCTGCAGCTGGGTGGGCGTGGTCGTGGGAGTTTCCCGCGTCAGGCCGGCCAGCGTGCCGGGCAGGGCCCGTTGGCTGTTGTCGAAGCCCAGAAAGTCGGTCCCACTGTGGTTCGACTGCTGAAAGCGGCCGGCAAAAGTGTTGGTCGAGCGTGCCCAGCCCGATATGCTCAGGCTGCCGGTATTGTCCAGCACGCTGTTCTTGGTGTATACTTTCACTACCCCGCCACCAAATTCGCCGGGCAGCTCCGGCGAGCCGGACTTAAAAATCAGCACCCGGTCGATAACCGAGCTGGGCAGAATGTCGAAGGCAAAGGAGCGGGTATCGGTTTCGGCCGACGGCGTCAGCGCGTCATTCAGCATCACCGTATTATAGCGCTCAGCCAGGCCCCGAATCACGATAAAGTTATTGTTCTGCACGGTCACGCCCGGAATGCGCTTCACCACTTCGGCCGCGTCGCGGTCCAGGGTTTTCACAATCTGGTCGTTGCTCATGCCGCTGACCACCACCTCACTTTTCTTCAGGTCCTGAATCATGGCCACCTCGGTGCCCGTCTGCTTCTGGCCCGTCACGGTTACCTCCTTCAGGTTGGTCGTGTTTTCCTCCATCACCCCGTTCAGGGTGGTTTTGCCATTGGCCGTTACCACAATTCCGGCGAAAGTCAGCGGCTTGTAGCCGATGTAGGTCATCGTGATATTGTAGGTGCCGGGGTCGAGCTTGAGCTCGTAATTTCCCTGCACATCTACCGGGGCCGCCTGCACGGTGCCGGTTACCAGCACGGTGGCGCCGATTACGCCGTCCCCCGTCTTTTTATCAGTTACCTTTCCACTGATTACACCTTGCTGAGCGAAAGCAAAGGAGCTGATAATCAGAAAAATAAACAGTAGTCCTAAGCGGCGCATACGGCTGTGGTTTTTTCGTTTCACAAAACTACCGTAGCCCTATTATGCCAGTATTGCGACAATATTACGCTTATGTTATTGTCAAGGGTATATATACATACTATGTTGAAAACCATTACTTTTGCACCCGCTTTCACCCAACCCGCTTTTCCCGCTCTCCATGCTTTTGTCCATGACCGGTTACGGCATCGCTCATCGCGAAACCGACCGTTATTCGGCCACGGTCGAAATCAAGTCCCTGAATTCCAAAACGCTGGATCTGAGCCTGCGTTTGCCCCGCTTTTTGCAGGACCGGGAATTGGAACTTCGAAATCTTATAACCAAAAGCCTGGTTCGGGGAAAAGTCAACCTAAACTTCGACTTTGTACGGCCCCGTAATGCGGTCCGTGCCAGCGCGGTGCTCAACCAGGACGCGCTGCTGGCTTCCTACCGGGAGCTGGAAAAAGCAGCCGAACTAGTGGGCGCACCAAAGGATCAGCTCTTCGCTTTAGCTCTCAACATGCCCGGGGTGCTGCAGGCGCCTACCGAAGCCAGCGCGGCCGAGGAGGAAGAGGAGGTAAGCTGGGAGGAGTTGCTGCCCCTGGTCACTGAGGCTCTGGAGCGGGTCAACCAGTTTCGCCACGATGAAGGCCAGACCCTGACTGGCGAAATCATCGGGTATGTGGAGCGTATCCAAGAGTTTCTGACCGAAGTAGAGCGCCACGATCCAACCCGGATTGAGCAGGTGCGGCTGCGGTTGCAGCAGCATCTGGCCGACCTTACAGCTCACGAACAGTTCAATCCGGTCCGCTTTGAGCAAGAGGTTCTTTACTATATTGAGAAGCTTGACATTGCCGAGGAAAAGGTCCGTTTGACCAGTCATTTGCAGTACTTCATCGAAACGGTAGGTATACCCGAGCCCAGCGGAAAGAAATTAGCCTTTATTTCGCAGGAAATTGGCCGCGAAATCAACACAATCGGTTCAAAAGCAAACGATTCTACGGTTCAGCACCTCGTGGTCGGCATGAAAGAAGAACTGGAAAAGATAAAGGAACAAATCAATAACATTCTCTAAGTCCAACCACTTCCAATCAAGCCAGACCAGAATGTAAAATTGAACTTTTAGCATAAATTTTGGTATAGTTGTACCGCTATACCTTTTCCCGAAAATTTATGTTGCTCCAGAGGACATCCAGAAATACCTATTTCTCGTAAATGCCCTCAATAAGCTTGAAACCTCATTTTTCAGTTCGCCTGAGGGGTTGTAAGCTAGTGAAGCCAATTATTTTCAGATGAAAATTTGCAGCTTCAGATTTTCTGCGTAAATTGTGTTATCCGAACAGAGTGACTACTCAACATTCGGAGTTTTACTTACCCTTGAATTCCACGTTTTTTTCAGCCACTACTATGAAAAAAGCCTTACTAGCTCCCGTACTTTTGCTGACGCTCATGCTGTCGGCCTTCCGCCCTTTCGCCGAGGTGGAA from Hymenobacter chitinivorans DSM 11115 includes these protein-coding regions:
- a CDS encoding YicC/YloC family endoribonuclease, with the protein product MLLSMTGYGIAHRETDRYSATVEIKSLNSKTLDLSLRLPRFLQDRELELRNLITKSLVRGKVNLNFDFVRPRNAVRASAVLNQDALLASYRELEKAAELVGAPKDQLFALALNMPGVLQAPTEASAAEEEEEVSWEELLPLVTEALERVNQFRHDEGQTLTGEIIGYVERIQEFLTEVERHDPTRIEQVRLRLQQHLADLTAHEQFNPVRFEQEVLYYIEKLDIAEEKVRLTSHLQYFIETVGIPEPSGKKLAFISQEIGREINTIGSKANDSTVQHLVVGMKEELEKIKEQINNIL
- a CDS encoding TonB-dependent receptor, giving the protein MRRLGLLFIFLIISSFAFAQQGVISGKVTDKKTGDGVIGATVLVTGTVQAAPVDVQGNYELKLDPGTYNITMTYIGYKPLTFAGIVVTANGKTTLNGVMEENTTNLKEVTVTGQKQTGTEVAMIQDLKKSEVVVSGMSNDQIVKTLDRDAAEVVKRIPGVTVQNNNFIVIRGLAERYNTVMLNDALTPSAETDTRSFAFDILPSSVIDRVLIFKSGSPELPGEFGGGVVKVYTKNSVLDNTGSLSISGWARSTNTFAGRFQQSNHSGTDFLGFDNSQRALPGTLAGLTRETPTTTPTQLQELRGSLRNEFLPTLTNSRPDLRISLGINHKFEIGGVYISNVTSLSYSNTQEQYNALRQRFTAYNPTMPDQLPGKFFEYNDTRSLSAVRLGIIHNYQVRLNDRNKLEFRNFFNQYGTDEVVNRKGQNLENSDPLERNDYSLHYQSRSIYSGQLGGNHVVGPASRTTLTWATGYNYVYRDEPDYRQNQQEREYVANKPGEMNPEPFRVVINSLPTTSSRFYASLRENTYMGSGQVERSYRGRDTLSANQYKVRLGFYLEEKERTYDSRYFNYTRARNFDYENIGNQPLSTIFSNENLDPKTGFVLKENTLPQDRYTGKNRLAAGYLSGVAPISDHFSVTGGVRVEYNDKSLQSGDTGTDQYRETRTFVLPSLNATYTINERHLVRAGVSESVNRPEFREVADYTYYDFSNNFFVRGNDSLRTARIYNADLRYEFYPSRSEMISVGIFGKRFTNAIEQVTRSTTGSDLTLTYQNASKAYDVGVEVEARKSLLDLTENHFLQRLSFVVNASLIRSRVQIDTTLANNRNFALTNRPLQGQSPYVVNLGVFYQDDENHWQISAQYNIVGPRIAFLGDQNQNFSVIELPRNVVDLGLTKGFGSHFEVRAGIQNVLNQEVRQYYDFDRNSKINGIENGAAFARYRRGTYSTLGATFRF
- a CDS encoding T9SS type A sorting domain-containing protein: MKKIVLPALLALALASSPLVSQAQTCPSTASNVISVGLGRPDKSGFEITQNTTWTRNNIYLLNGAVYVNDGVTLTIESGTIIKGDLTNQGALIIRQGGKINAAGTASQPIVFTSNQPAGSRGPGDWGGLIICGRAPVNLPGNPTIEGGVVATFGGTNAADNSGVLQYVRIEYAGIAFLPNNEINGLTLGGVGSGTTIDHIQVTASGDDSFEWFGGTVNAKYLIALGSTDDDFDTDNGFSGRVQYGLAIRDPRRGDFASGGVSNGFESDNDATGTANAPQTSAVFSNMTILLPTTPTPASPFNNAAGALIRRNSAQSIFNTVITGRPYGLELNSNSTNLTTNSAQGGSLVFANNVLAGSGTRAARVTSNSGSTAGFSVNTFVGGSNDTTRTVAALGLNADNFFFEGNCSNKPCVPTLQLPTASLLNTGAAFTNAKLTGAGNGGPNSTFDVVTYRGAFGSTNWATGWTNFNPQNTCYNLPGQTLATKSASDQVQSLSVAPNPSAGAALLSFELKRADVATIRVTDALGRNVALIEAGRLAAGPQQVALPASLRNGVYVATVSTSETSQTTRFVVAK